The following are from one region of the Anaeropeptidivorans aminofermentans genome:
- a CDS encoding iron-containing alcohol dehydrogenase has translation MQRFTLPRDLYYGEGSLEFLKQLKGKKAVIVVGGGSMKKFGFLDKAVAYLKEAGIETSLIENVEPDPSVETVLKGAEAMRAFEPDWIISMGGGSPIDAAKAMWVFYEYPETKFEDITKPFSLPELRQKAKFLAIPSTSGTATEVTAFSVITDYKTEIKYPLADFNITPDVAILDPSLAETMPDSLTAYTGMDALTHAIEAYVSTAASSFSDPLALEAIELVVKELPASYEKDKKARELMHYAQCMAGMAFSNALLGIVHSMAHKTGAVFHIPHGCANAIYLPYVIEFNKKVCLERYAKIASRLGLEGENSEALTESLCALIRDMDKSLNIPLTLKDYGISEEEFKNKVALISERALEDACTGSNPRPISKDEMIKLFECIYYGKKVEF, from the coding sequence ATTCGGTTTTCTTGATAAGGCTGTTGCCTACTTAAAAGAAGCAGGCATAGAAACAAGCCTTATTGAAAATGTTGAGCCGGACCCTTCTGTTGAAACAGTTTTAAAAGGCGCCGAGGCCATGAGAGCCTTTGAGCCGGATTGGATTATTTCCATGGGCGGCGGTTCTCCCATCGATGCGGCGAAAGCCATGTGGGTATTTTATGAATATCCTGAAACTAAATTTGAAGATATTACGAAGCCATTTTCTTTGCCGGAGCTTAGGCAGAAGGCGAAGTTCCTTGCTATTCCTTCTACTTCGGGAACGGCTACGGAGGTTACGGCTTTTTCCGTAATAACTGATTATAAAACAGAGATTAAATATCCTCTTGCAGATTTTAATATAACTCCGGACGTTGCTATATTAGACCCAAGCCTTGCAGAAACCATGCCGGATTCTTTAACTGCTTATACAGGTATGGACGCCCTCACTCATGCAATTGAGGCTTATGTTTCAACAGCAGCTTCTTCCTTTTCAGATCCTCTTGCCCTTGAAGCCATTGAGCTTGTTGTAAAGGAGCTTCCGGCTTCTTACGAAAAAGATAAAAAAGCAAGGGAGCTGATGCACTACGCCCAGTGTATGGCAGGCATGGCATTCAGCAACGCTCTCCTTGGCATCGTTCATTCTATGGCTCATAAGACAGGCGCTGTTTTCCACATTCCTCATGGCTGTGCCAATGCTATTTATCTTCCGTATGTTATAGAGTTCAATAAAAAGGTATGCCTTGAAAGATATGCAAAAATTGCAAGCCGCTTAGGCCTTGAAGGGGAAAACAGCGAAGCCCTTACAGAAAGCCTTTGTGCTTTAATAAGGGATATGGATAAGAGCTTAAACATCCCCCTTACCCTTAAGGATTACGGCATTTCAGAAGAAGAATTTAAAAATAAGGTTGCGCTTATAAGTGAAAGGGCTCTTGAAGATGCCTGCACCGGCTCAAATCCAAGACCTATTTCAAAAGATGAAATGATAAAGCTCTTTGAATGTATTTATTATGGTAAAAAAGTAGAATTCTAA
- the pflA gene encoding pyruvate formate-lyase-activating protein: MEQSLTEQKKSFDPDNVFGYVHSVETCGTVDGPGIRYVVFMQGCPMRCQYCHNPDTWDPKGKNSKRMSVRELMDDIIKYKSFMHFSNGGVTVSGGEPLMQPEFVKTLFKACKEEGISTALDTSGFCPIDSAKEVLNYTDLMLLDIKSYNPDTFKEITEREISHTLSIAQYASENSIPMWIRFVLVPGLSDNYEDIEKLAEYVSSLSSVQAVEVLPFHKMGEYKWQELGYDYKLTDTPEPQKESIEKARELFRAKGLAIH; this comes from the coding sequence ATGGAACAATCATTAACAGAACAGAAAAAAAGCTTTGATCCCGACAATGTATTCGGCTATGTCCATTCTGTAGAAACCTGCGGAACCGTTGACGGCCCGGGCATACGATATGTGGTTTTTATGCAGGGCTGCCCTATGCGTTGCCAGTATTGCCATAACCCTGATACCTGGGACCCAAAGGGAAAAAACTCCAAACGGATGAGTGTCAGAGAGCTTATGGACGATATTATAAAGTATAAATCCTTTATGCATTTTTCAAACGGAGGCGTTACTGTAAGCGGCGGAGAGCCTCTGATGCAGCCGGAGTTTGTAAAAACCCTTTTTAAAGCCTGCAAAGAAGAGGGCATCTCAACAGCCCTTGATACCAGCGGCTTCTGCCCTATTGATTCAGCCAAAGAGGTTTTGAACTATACGGATTTGATGCTTCTTGACATAAAAAGCTATAATCCTGATACCTTTAAAGAAATAACGGAAAGAGAAATAAGCCATACCCTTTCCATTGCCCAATATGCAAGCGAAAACTCCATCCCTATGTGGATTAGATTCGTCCTTGTGCCGGGCCTTTCGGATAATTATGAGGATATTGAAAAGCTTGCCGAATACGTAAGCTCTCTTTCCTCTGTTCAGGCGGTCGAAGTTCTTCCTTTTCATAAAATGGGGGAATATAAATGGCAGGAGCTGGGCTATGACTATAAGCTTACCGATACCCCGGAGCCTCAAAAAGAAAGCATAGAAAAAGCAAGGGAACTATTCAGGGCAAAGGGTCTTGCGATTCATTAG